Proteins from one Mobula birostris isolate sMobBir1 chromosome 10, sMobBir1.hap1, whole genome shotgun sequence genomic window:
- the rab4b gene encoding ras-related protein Rab-4B, with protein sequence MSETYDFLFKFLVIGSAGTGKSCLLHQFIENKFKQDSNHTIGVEFGSKVVNVGGKTVKLQIWDTAGQERFRSVTRSYYRGAAGALLVYDITSRETYNALTNWLTDARTLASPNIVIILCGNKKDLDADREVTFLEASRFAQENELMFLETSALTGENVEEAFLKCARTILNKIESGELDPERMGSGIQYGDASLRQLRQPRSMQTQNKQQCNC encoded by the exons ATTTCCTGTTTAAGTTCCTGGTTATCGGCAGTGCGGGGACAGGAAAATCATGTCTTCTTCATCAGTTTATTGAAAACAAAT TCAAACAGGATTCCAACCACACGATCGGAGTGGAGTTCGGATCAAAAGTAGTTAATGTTGGCGGCAAGACAGTTAAACTACAGATCTGGGACACAGCAGGGCAAGAGCGTTTCAG gTCGGTAACAAGGAGTTATTACCGAGGAGCAGCAGGTGCACTTTTGGTATATGACATCACAAG CCGTGAGACCTACAACGCACTCACAAACTGGTTGACAGATGCCCGGACCCTTGCCAGTCCTAATATCGTCATTATTCTCTGTGGGAACAAGAAGGACTTGGATGCTGATCGGGAGGTCACGTTCCTGGAGGCTTCACGCTTTGCACAAGAAAACG AGCTGATGTTCCTGGAGACCAGCGCGCTGACTGGGGAGAATGTGGAAGAAGCATTTCTGAAGTGTGCAAGGACCATCTTAAATAAAATTGAATCAG GTGAGCTCGACCCCGAGCGCATGGGCTCAGGAATCCAGTACGGCGACGCCTCGCTACGCCAACTTCGGCAACCCAGAAGCATGCAGACGCAAAACAAACAGCAGTGCAACTGCTAG